The Vicia villosa cultivar HV-30 ecotype Madison, WI linkage group LG1, Vvil1.0, whole genome shotgun sequence genome includes a region encoding these proteins:
- the LOC131644328 gene encoding transcriptional regulator SUPERMAN-like — protein sequence MNSSEEGDDDHDQGKKRSYECTFCKRGFTNAQALGGHMNIHRKDRAKSNKKPQIGNKFFTNDETTSMVFPFVSANSSSSPMRQMQQYLPTITPNYQPSNVHGFGCDRYPKSSSSNWPNLCFNHELQGPNLSLQIGPTHQQIIRRGNQEENEVDLELRLGHDP from the coding sequence atGAATTCAAGTGAAGAAGGTGATGATGATCATGATCAAGGAAAAAAACGTTCTTATGAATGCACATTTTGCAAAAGAGGTTTCACAAATGCTCAAGCTTTAGGTGGCCACATGAATATTCATAGGAAAGACAGAGCAAAAAGTAACAAAAAACCACAAATTGGTAACAAATTCTTCACCAATGATGAAACTACTTCTATGGTTTTTCCTTTTGTTTCAGcaaattcttcttcttctcctatgAGGCAAATGCAACAATATTTACCAACAATAACACCGAATTATCAACCATCAAATGTGCATGGTTTTGGATGCGATCGATATCCAAAATCTTCTTCGTCTAATTGGCCTAATTTATGTTTTAATCATGAGCTTCAGGGTCCTAATTTGAGTCTTCAAATTGGTCCAACTCATCAGCAAATAATTAGGAGAGGAAATCAAGAAGAAAATGAAGTTGATTTGGAGCTCAGGCTTGGACATGATCCATGA